The Chamaesiphon minutus PCC 6605 DNA window AATGTCGGCCCACTAGAATATCAGATTATAGTTCCTGAAAATCAACCCAACCATATTCTCGAAGAAATAGTCTGGGATAAAGAACGGGAAGTTCCCGTGCTGCGGGATAAAATGCCCCTAGACAAGTTAAAAAAACAAGTAAGTGTAATGCCACCGCCATTAGACTTTCTGGGTGCTCTCAAGTCAGGAAAGACCAGTCCGGCGGTAATTGCCGAAGTCAAAAAGGCTTCCCCCAGTCGTGGGGTAATTAGAGCCGATTTTGATGCTGTCGAGATTGCCAAATCTTATCAGCGGGGTGGGGCGAGTTGTTTGTCGGTGTTGACCGATCGAACCTTCTTTCAGGGTAGTTTTGAAAATTTGGCAGCCGTTCGTCAAGCTGTAGATTTACCGCTGCTGTGTAAGGAATTTATTATCTATGCTTACCAGATCTATTACGCACGCGCTCACGGTGCGGATGCGGTATTGTTGATTGCCACAATTTTAGAAGATACCGATTTGCAATATTTTCTGAAGATCGTCCATGCGTTGGGGATGACAGCTCTGATTGAGGTGCATACTCAAGAAGAATTCGATCGGGTGTTGAAATTAAATGGCGTCAAACTGATTGGCATTAATAACCGCAATCTCGCTGATTTTAGCGTCGATTTACAAACCACTCAGATGCTGTTGGCATCGCGACAGCAGGAGCTAGAGGAGCGCGGCATCCTCATTGTCAGCGAATCTGGGCTGCATACGGCTGAAGATCTTAAAATAGTAGTCGAGGCTGGAGCTAGTGCGGTACTAATTGGGGAATCCTTAGTAAAGCAGGACGATCCCGGACAAGCGATCGTCGATATGTTTGCCTCATCAACGTAGCTTCTGCTGTAATCTAACCACTCAAATACCGCCGAATTATTCGGCTTTAAGGTGACTGCACATCCATGGATCGCATTAATTTACCATCGCTAGTACATTACGAACTAACTTTACAAGTACTCGAACGCCAAACTATGACGATTGCCGATCGCGATCCGATCGTCAGAGAGCGAGTCCAACAACTTATCGTTACTCTTCGCAAAGCTCTGTCTCAACAAAAACTTTTAGAAGATATCTGCAGCCATCGACAGTTGGAGGTAGAACATGTGTGGGGACTTAACTCTGTCATTGGCAACAATGAAGTGATGACGCGAGATTAGATGTGCTGACTAACTAGTTTGCACGGAGCGCAACAGCTTGGCTGTTGCGCTCTTGTGGTTGGATGGCCAACAGATCTCCAACCGATCGAGACAATCGTATCCGATGGATTCTTCCGTTCTTGGAGTAACAGCTAAATAACTGAAGCTGAAGATGAGTTGACTTCCGATCCCGAACTGATATTAGCTAAATACCATTCTTAATTAATTCTCTTAATAAGTTTTCCTTGACCATCGATTGACGCAAAACCTCTAGTAACAGTTCTTGCGTAGTTGATAAGTCTAGTCGATCGACCTGTTCTTTATAAACTCTCAAACTGAATTCTTGCTCAATGCTTAGACCGATGGGAATGTCCATAGTTAATAATTAGATTACGAGTAATTACGTTCAAAGCTGAAAAAAATTACCAGTGTTAACATTCAGCTTTGAACCGTCGGATCGAACGATGATGGTGTAGTTTCTAAACAAGCAGTTGGGGGTGAATAAAATCGTATCCTGCTGCTTTGATCTTCTGATTGCTGACTTGCAAGCTTTTACGCTGAAGACTTAATTTGGAGGCATCCCACTGGACTTGGGGCAGACCGTAAGCAGTACAGACCCGCTTGACCTGTTCTTTGACAGTGAGCTGGCTATCATCAACTAGATTATAAATTCCCTCTAGCTCATTTAACCGTGCAAATTCGATTGCACCGACGATATCATCGCGGTGAATCCAATTAATGACGCGATCTCCCTTACCTGGCATCGTCATTCCAGCCATACCGCCAAACATACTAACTAGCTCTCGATCGGGACCATAAATTCCACCCAGGCGCAGCACGCAGACTTTTTGGTGCTGATTAGCTGCCTGTAGAATGATTTGTTCTGCTTGATGTAGCACATGGCCGTTGTGTTCTAGTGGGTCGATATGAGTAGTCTCATCTACCCATGCTCCCTGCCGATCGCCATAGACAGAGCAGCTACTCAAGTAGATAATTTGCTTGACATTTGGAGCTTGGTCTAGAGCATCGACCAAAATTTTGGTCGTGTTGATGTAGGTATCTGCATAAGCCGCTTCAGATGCTACTTGAGCACCTGTGGGAGCGACGCTGACTAACAAAGTATCTCGACCTTCAAGTAGCGACTGTACCGCCGTGAGGTTATCCCCTTTCATTAAAACTACTTTGGAGACGATTTCCGAAAGTGCCGCTATCCGTTCTCTACTTGTGGTCGTACCCGTCACATCATGTCCCCGATCTTGCCAATAATCAGCGACAGCACTGCCCACATAGCCACAGCCCAGAATAGCCATGTTCCCGAACAGCAGACGATTCTGAGTCTGCTGACTGATTAACTTGGTGAGGAGACCCATGTCCAATGCTGAGCTAGATTCACCAAAAGGATTATTTTTGTCGATGGAGTCGTACATGATGGTTTTGGGTATTAGTTAATGTCGAGAGCAGTTGAAATCTCGTATCGACACGCAGAAAGTCAAGAATTAGATCCTGTCTATTAATGGAACTTAGCGTTCTGCCAGGAATCGATTCTTGTTATTGACCAATGTAAAGCTTGTTATCAACTTTTGTAACAATCTATTGACAGAATAACAATAGCTGCTTCTGCTGGGCAGATCGGATAACCGTCATCAGGCTAGCAGGATGAGTTGAGTCTTACAGGTAGTCCTGCTCTTGGAGCATCTTTAAATTGAGCGATCGAGCCGCAGTCTAGATTCAGAGCGAGTTTGGGTAAAACTCGCTCTTTTTCGATTACATGGCGTGAGTAACAACAATCTCGATCGCCGAGGCAATCACTGCACCCAACAGACCAAAAGTGAAGTAATTTCCAGTTTTGGTATCTGAACCTAAGAGTCGATCTTTGTTGCTAGCTGAAAAAAACAGCGACCATGCTTGAGTTGCACCGATCTTCTGAAAGCGATTAAATTCGGCATTAAAGATTGGAGCTGTATTTTGGCTTTGCATATAAGTGTGAGAATTTTGAGCTACTGAGACAAATCTTAATATAACACTAGTTCAATTTTGATGATGGTACGGTCGAAGTGAGATCGGGATTAAGATGGCGATGGGGAAAAATAGAGATATGAGTTGCTCGTCTTAACTGAAATACTTGCTATTTTGTGTCTATTTATATGTTACAAAGATATCAAAACAACTATGATTTACACCCATTCTCAATCGTGGGGGTAAAGGGTTGGAAGGCATTTAGATTGAGTTAGATCGAATTTAATTGTTGTGAAATTTATACTTTTTACAACTAAGCAATAGAAATATCAGACAGTCGCGATCGAACGATCTCCTCTTGTTCTATCAATGCTCATTGCTAAAGCTGGAGTTGTCCCATCATTTTTTCTAGCTCAACACCAAATTATCGCGATGCACGACTGTTTCTTCGCCTAGATAGCCGAGTAGATCGATAATATCAGTCGATCGATGTCCCTGAATCCGATCGAGTTCGCTGCTACTGTAATTAACAATCCCCCGTGCGATTTCTTTGCCCGATGCATCGCAAAGTTGAACTGCATCTGTCGCCTCAAACTCACCTTCAATCCGCGCGATCCCAGCGGGTAATAGAGATTTACCACCAGTACTAATTGCCGCCACCGCACCAGCATCCAAATAAATTTTACCTACGGCAATTAACCCATGTGCGATCCAGCGTTTCCTGGCATTCGCGGCGCGCAATTGTGGGGTAAATTGAGTTCCCAGCGGTTCGCCGTGGAGAATCCGCTCGATATACTGCGGAAATTGCCCGTGGGTGATTGCCGTTTTGACACCCGCGCCAGTTGCAATCGCAGCGGCGGCTATTTTAGTCTCCATACCCCCCGTTCCCCATTCCGAACCCTTTCCCCCTGTTTGGACTTGCAAAGCTGTTAAATCCTCGATTCGATCGATCTGGAAAATCGGTTGGGCGTCGGGAAATTTACGGGGGTCGGCGGAGTATAACCTATCTACATCCGTGAGTAAAAATAACCAGTCAGCGTCGATGAGGCTGGCTACCCGCGCCGAGAGGGTATCGTTATCGCCAAATTTTAACTCGTCTACGGCGACGGTATCGTTTTCATTAACGATCGGCATTACGCCGAGGCGGAATAGCTCTTGGAAAGTATTGTAAGCATTGATATAACTGCTGCGCCTGTCGAGATCTCCCCGCGTGAGCAGGATTTGGGCGACTGGCTGCTGGTGCTCGCGAAACAAATCATCATATACCCGCATGATAATCCCTTGTCCTACGGCAGCGGCAGCTTGTTTGAGGGCGATTGTTTTCGGACGTTCGGTCATGCCCAGCCGCGCCGCGCCAACTCCAACCGCACCCGAAGATACTAAAACAATTTGATATCCTTGGGCGCGGAGATCGACGATCGTCTCGATTAAAGCCGCGATTGTTGCTAATGCCAATCTCCCGTCACTACGAGTCAGACTCGACGTACCAACTTTTATTACTAAGGTGTCAGACATAGCGGGGATCGGGGCATAATAAGTAGGGATCGAGGCATTCGCTAATGGAGCGAGGATATCTAGTAATGATTGAAAAACAGGGTCTAAAAAGTTTCAGAGCGTCAACTACCTATCGGTGGCAGCTAACGCTCTGAGAGTTTTTGGGTTTTATATTATGTTTAGAGTCTTTATCTTGGCTGACTCCATTTGCAATAAAACTATGATGCCAGATATTTTTGAGCATCCCCAGTTTCTTAATGATTTATTTATATTTCAACTTATTGAGCGATTATTATGTAATGTAAATATTTATTTCTTCGCGGCCAAAGAAATTCCCAATGCTCTGGCGATCGCGAACTCGACGCTGCGGATCGCTTGAAAGCCGATGACCGATTCTTCATCGACAATCGGCTCGATCAAAATAGTAAACATCCCCAATCGATTGCCAGCTAAGACGTCTGTAAACAGCCGATCCCCGACCATCGCCACCTGGGAGGGATCGATGCTCATGGCTGCTACTGCTTGACGGAGTTTGCGCCGCGATGGTTTGGCGGCACTATGAAAATAGGGTACGGATAAACTTTCGGCAATTGCCCCAATCCTGACCTGGCTGGGATTATTCGTCACTAGCCAGAGTGGGCCAATTTTTTTGATCTGTTCGACCCATCTAGTCAATTCCGGTCGCGCTAAATCGATCCCGATCGGGACGATGGTATCATCGACATCTAATACTAAGCCTTTAATCTGATTTCGTTCCAGAATCTCTAAGGTTAAGTCTAAGACGGAACCGCCGAGAACTAAATCAGGTTGGAGGAGGGGGAATAGGGTCATGGGAGAGGGGGAGAGGGGGAGACGAGGAGACGAGGAGACGAGGAGACGGGGAGGGGGGGGATGGATAGTACCGACAACCTCATCCTGTAAATCCTCTAATCCTATAAATCCTGATAAATAACGCTTTATTTTACGACCTAATGCCTCATAAAAATACTCCACAGACATAATTGTCTATGGAGTGTGCGCGCACGATCGCGGATTTAGCTACCGATTAGTTATTTGTTACCAGCTTGACGTTGCCGACGGATTGCTTGGGTTGCGGCGACGTGCTCCGATAGGGTTTTGCTAAAGACGTGCGTACCGTCATATTTAGCGACAAAGAATAACAAATCGGTACTATCGGGATTGAGTACGGCTTTGAGACTGCCGATGCCCGGACTGGCGATCGGGCCAGGGGGAATTCCGGCATTCATGTAGGTATTATAGGGGTTGGGGCGTTTGACTTGGGCAAAAGTTAGGGGTCGATCGGCAGTTTGCTTGATGCCCAAACCATATTCTACGGTCGGATCGGATTCCAAGCGCATATTTTTGGCCAATCTAGTCGTAAATACACCCGCAATCTTCGACCGTTCTTCGGCAACTACGGCTTCTTTTTCGACAATGCTAGATAAACTCACCCATTGCAGGAGCGTAAGTTTATTCGTTGCTGCGGCTTTTTGGTACTCTGGTAGAGCTACCTGCTCGAATTGCTCGAGCATTTGGGTGACGACACCTTTGGGGGTAATTGTCTCAGCAGGTACTTGATAAGTTTCGGGAAATAGAAAGCCTTCTAAATGAGGCAAACCGTCGGGTAGCCAGGGAAACTTATCTTTGGGAATTTCTGTGGCAGCAGCTACAAAATCAGCCGCTTTGAATAAGCCTTGCTTTTCAAAGTATTCGCCCATCTGTTTAATGTTCCAACCCTCACGGATGGTAAACCCAGATTGGATCACTTTACCTTCCAAAATCTGGGCGGCGACTGCGGTTAGTGGTTGATTCGGCGATACTTCATAGGTACCCTTTTGGGGCGATCCTTTGCCTTGCCTAGCTTGCCAGTTTGTCCAAAGTTTCCAGGCTAATTGGGACTTAATCGCACCTTTAGTTTCTAATTCTCGACCGATTGCTTGCGCCGATGCGCCGGGTTTGACTTGGATTTGGATACTTTGGGCATTTGGATCGCTAGAAGCGGGTGCCGTGACACTATTCCACCATAATGTACCACCAGCTATAAGTGCTAGCAAGGCGATGGGGGTTGAAATTAATAACCATTTCGGAGTAGTTTGGACTAGTTTCAATCGTAGTTCTCCAGTTCTAGATTTCATCCAAGAGCATGTCTTCGAGTCGAGGTTGGAGTTGTTCGGCTTCCGCTTCAGACAGCAGAGAAACGACACCCTTGTCATCAGATTTGCCAAAGAATAAGAGTGGATCTACTGGGGTACAAATTGCATACTCTTGTTCTTCGTTATAAAATCTGGCCAGAATTTGAAATTCCTCTGGCTGTAATGTTTCGTCATCTTCATCGAGTTCGATCGTCACTACTTCTGTCGGATCGAGAGGTGGTAATTCACCAACTGCGCTGAGGGTAAAGGCAGTGCGTTTGAGGGTCAGATTTTGCTCGGAGAGTACTGCATGAGCATCGGCAAAGATCCGATCGATCTCTTCTTCTTCTTCCACGGAGACTAACTCCGTGACATCATCTTCTTCATCCCACGCAAAAATTTCAATTGGTGCATTTTCTGGTAGTAATAGCAAATAAACTTTGCTATCTAGTTCGAGTTCGCGTTCGATGTAACAAGGCAACTCGCGCCCTCCTTCATCGGTGAGGATAACTAACTCAGCATCATCGAAATCTTCAGACTGTGGTGATGAGGACATGTACAAGAATTTTAAATTATAAATTGGTGGCTACTGTCTAGTTTCGATTTTAACGCTTGCTGCACGATCGGCAGATATACTAACTAAGACAATGAAAGCCAATCATTAGAATACCATATCAGTGGCGATCGGTTGTCATCGCCAGCAGAGTCTGAGCTTAGTTGAATCGATCGACTGGACTTCCGATGGCAGTAAGGGGATCGAGAATATTCTAGATGAGAATAGCACTTAAAAAGATCGAATTTTTACTTTGATAACGGCTCTATTGAATGCTCGCGATCGCAAGGCGCAGCCAGTCTTCGATGTTTTGACTTTTGACCATTAAACTATCTTGACTAATTGCTTGTAATGCTTGACGAATTTCATCATTTGTATAGCCTAATGCTAACAATGTCATTTCAACTTCGGCTTGCATTGTTGCATTTAAACTAGTTAGGGGTAGCGACTCGCTCAAACCTGAGTCTACCCGCCATTGTCCGAGTTTGCTACGCAATTCGAGGGCTAAACGTTCGGCGGTTTTTTTGCCGACGCCAGGAGCCGTAGACAGACGTTGAATATTACTAGTAACGATCGCCGCAACGGTATCGGCCAATCCGAGTTTATCTAATAAGGCGATCGCCAAACTTGCCCCCACGCCACTGACACTGATTAGTTGTCGAAATAAATCTCGCTCGGCAGCCGAACTAAAACCATATAATGAGATCGCATCCTCGCGCACTTGCTGATGGGTAAACACCTGAATGTCACTATCGATCGCGACTGCTAAGGCCATGCTCTGCGGTACTTGCAATTCATACCCGATTTGGTTTACCTCTAACACCAAGATCGATCGATTGTTAGTCGGTGTCTGGATTTGAATGGCAGTGCCTTTGAGGTAGCTAATCATCTAGGGGAGTTGGACTTTGGGGGGATGGGTGGATGGATGGATGGATGGATGGATGGATGGGTGGATGGGTGAGAATAAGATCGTCCTGTAGTCGTTAACAAGGTAGCGTCGCTACTCTCTACCTTCTACCTTCTACCTAAAGCCTAAAGCCTAAAGCCTAAAGCCTAAAACCTAAGTAACCCCTCATCCATGAAACATTATACAACCCTGGCTAATCCGCAAACATATCAAAAAGCGATCGCATATCTCGATCGGTTAAAAGCTGGCGAAAAAGCTGGTGAATATTTACATCATAAATTAAAAAATATCGCTCTCGATCTAGTCACAATTCCAGAATTTATCGAGTTGCTGATGCAAACTAAGCGTCCGCAGATTTTCGCCGAATCGGCAGTATTTGGGAATGGAATCGATTGGAATCAAGCCGAACTTTCGATCTTAGGCGATCTGAGTATCGTTACGCCAGTTACTGTGTACGATAATGGCAAACATCGCCATCCCGACGTGCATGAATCGCCCTTTGCAGCGACGCTGATTTTCACTCCAGGCGCGCTCCTGCGAAATGATAATCAGATTACACCTGTAGACTGGGATGAAGTTACTACCAACGGAAAAATGAACTCGGAAGGGTATTATCGACTCTACGAACGCAGATTGCTACCAGCATTTCTCTATATTAACGAGTTAGCTACACAACAGGGCAAAAAAGCTCTAATTACTATCCCTGGGATGGGGTGCGGGCAATTTGCGGGGATATTTAGAGGACAATTGGGTACAGAGTTGAAACAGACATTAATTAATTTCTTACAGGCTCATGCTAGTAAGTTTTCGCAGATTCAGGCTGTTTATTACGATCCATATAGCGAATGCGATAACGATCGCATTGAAATCGAGGGCATTAGTTTATTCGTCCGACCTTTGTTGAAAGGAAATACAAATAAACCTCAATTATGCTTGCCCCAAACCTATGCAGAAGATGGGGATAATTTTGACAATTGCGAACTGTTTAGTTTTGTCGCTTGGGACCATGTTTCCTGGCCTGGTAATGATTTTTATCTTAATGCTCGATCGACAGATGATGGCGTCAAAGCGGCGGCAACTAATGTGATGCAAGTCATGACTGGCATTGAGGGTACATACAATTCACAACTAGATCGCTACTGTCAGCCGCGAGAATATGAAACTTGGAAAGAAGTAGTCAGTAAAAATAAGATTCAGCTACATACTAATTATAATTTAATTGTTTTGCCATCGACCGATCGATAGATAAAACCGATCGCAGATATTTATATGGAAAGCTAGAGCGGGGAGCGGGGAGCGGGGCGTTGCGGCTCGCAGCCGGGAGGAAACCTCCCGGTTGTGTGCGTCAAGACAAGGAGAGTTGGCAAGAAATGGTAGGTTAATTGCTGCCGTCTCTTACTAGGCTTTAGGTTTTAGGTTTTAGGTTTTAGGTTTTAGGCAGAAGGTATCGTCGCTACCTTGGTAATGAGTACAGGACAATCGCATTGTTACCCGTTACCCATTACCCATTACCCATTCATTCCCATCCACCCATCCACTAATTCCCTGTCGCTGCGGGTTTAGCACTTGGCTTAGTTTCAGATTTTGGTGCCGAACCAGCTCCAGCAATATCTACTTTGTCGATGGTTTTGAGCGTACCATCGGGTTCTACTTGCCAGATATCGTAAGTACCAATGACGTCACCTTGAGCGTCGATATCGACGTTACCACTGGCACCTTGATAGTTGATTTTTTTACCAGCTTTGAGCAGAGTAATCGCCTGACACAGATCGGAAACCTCTTCGCCAGAGCCGCCTGCAATCTCCCGAATTTGGCTAGCAATGCCTTCGCCAGTATTGGTTTTAGCTGCTTGCGCCGCGAGCATGATTAGTGCCGCAGCATCCCAAGAGTGTTGAAGATAAGCAGTGAGGGGTTTTCCAGTTGCCGTCCACTTTTTATTAAAGTCCTCTAAAGCCTTGCCGTGCGCCCCAGGAACGGTACCGATCGACCCCGCGATGATGAATTTGCCATCGGTTGATTTTCCGACTTGATCGGGGAATTTTGGCGAGTAGGCACCATCGGGGAGCATAATCGTTACATTTTTGCTCAAACCTTGCTCGTAAGCGGCTTTGAGGAGGATAGAACCAGTATCGGGATACACCAGTGCTGCTACAGCTTGGGGTTTGCCCTCAAAGGCGGCTTTTACTTCTGAATCGAAGGTGGTCCCTTTAGCGTCATAGCGGGTGGGTTTGGCTTCATTAGTGACGGTACCACCTAATTTTTTGAAGGAGGTAACGAATTGCTGTTCAAAGCCAACGCCATAATCATTATTTATCGCGATCGTGGCGACTCGTTTGAACCCTCTCTTGATGGCTAGTTGCGCCATTGCTTGAGCTTGATAGGTATCTGGTGGGGCAGTTCGCGCCCAATAACCTTGATATTCGCCTTTTTTGGCTCGCTCGGTAAAGACGGGACTGGTACTTCCAGGGGAGACTATCATCACTTTCTTTTGAACGGCGACATTAGCGGCTGCGGTAGAAATCCCACTCCCAAATGCACCGACGACACCCGCTACTTTATCCACTTCGGAAAGCTTGGTCATTGCCGCAGCTCCTGCACTCGGATCGCTTTGGTCATCTTCTGAGATTAACGTCACTGGTGCGCCGTTGATGCCACCACAACTATTGACGGTATCGACCGCCATTTTAACGGCGATCGGTAGCGGTTGCGCGATCGAAGCTAAGTCGCCCGTACTAGATAGTAAAGTCCCAATTTTTAAACCTTGACCGTCAGTGCTACCTGTGGTGGTCGTTCCACCCGTTCCACCCGTTCCTGGCGTTTTGGGGTCGGTGCAACTGGTAGTTAACAAGCCAGTAATGGCGGTCAATAATGCCATCGCTAAAGCTAGTTTTGGCTGGATGCGTCTGCGGGGGTTAGTTATCATATCAATCTCACTCTTCACACATCAAAGGGCAATACCAACTCAATCAAGTCGGTGTCAACCATATGCCGTTGATGGTATCACTTTTAACGGATATTCGATAATAGTGTTTTGAGTAAGGAGCAATGAGTCGGGAGTTTCGGGCGATATAATGTGTCGATCGAAACAAAAAAATCATATCTAACATCAGCAACACCCTATTTGAATTTAAAAGTGCAATCATGACCGATATCAATAAGCATCGCTGGCAATTTTGGATCGATCGAGGTGGTACGTTTACAGATATCGTCGCCCAGCGTCCCGATGGCGAATTGCTCGTGCATAAACTGCTATCGGAAAATCCGCATCGATACGCCGATGCACCGATTCAGGGCATTCGCGACATCTTGGGATTGACTGCCGATGAGGCAATTCCGGCAGAGGAGATCGAGAGTATTAAAATGGGTACTACCGTCGCCACCAATGCCCTGTTAGAACGCGCTGGCAATCCGACTGTACTCATCATTACCAAAGGCTACGGCGATGCATTGCGAATTGGCTACCAACATCGTCCCCAGATTTTTGCCCGCGAGATCGTGCGGCCAGAAATGATCTACGATCGAGTAGTTGAAGTCAACGAACGATACACAGCACAAGGTGAGGAATTAATCCCCGTGCGAGTTGACGATACTTTAATTAAATCTTTGCAAACCGCTTACGACGATGGCATTCGAGCTTGTGCGATCGTCTTTTTACATGCTTATCGCTATCCCACCCACGAACTCCAAATCGCCGAACTCGCCCGCGAAATCGGCTTCACTCAAATCTCCCTCTCCCACCAAATCAGCCCCCTCATCAAACTCGTCAGTCGCGGCGACACCACTGTCGTCGATGCCTATCTCTCACCCATTCTCCGCCGCTACGTAGATTCCTTTTCCGAACAACTCCGTTCCCCCCTTTCTCCCTCTCCCGCTCTCCTGTTCATGCAATCCAACGGCGGCTTAACCAGTGCCCAAAATTTTCAGGGGAAAGATAGCATTTTATCCGGCCCCGCAGGGGGAATAGTCGGTGCGGTGAAAACCAGTGCGATGGCGGGATTTACCAAAATTATCGGCTTCGATATGGGCGGTACCTCTACCGACATTTCTCATTACAATGGCGAGTACGAGCGCACCCTAGAAACCGAAATCGCAGGCGTCAGGTTGCGATCGCCGATGATGGCAATTCACACCGTAGCGGCTGGTGGCGGGTCGATTTTGCAT harbors:
- the trpC gene encoding indole-3-glycerol phosphate synthase TrpC, which gives rise to MKIRRRPPSSSVNVGPLEYQIIVPENQPNHILEEIVWDKEREVPVLRDKMPLDKLKKQVSVMPPPLDFLGALKSGKTSPAVIAEVKKASPSRGVIRADFDAVEIAKSYQRGGASCLSVLTDRTFFQGSFENLAAVRQAVDLPLLCKEFIIYAYQIYYARAHGADAVLLIATILEDTDLQYFLKIVHALGMTALIEVHTQEEFDRVLKLNGVKLIGINNRNLADFSVDLQTTQMLLASRQQELEERGILIVSESGLHTAEDLKIVVEAGASAVLIGESLVKQDDPGQAIVDMFASST
- a CDS encoding DUF5340 domain-containing protein; translation: MDRINLPSLVHYELTLQVLERQTMTIADRDPIVRERVQQLIVTLRKALSQQKLLEDICSHRQLEVEHVWGLNSVIGNNEVMTRD
- a CDS encoding NblA/ycf18 family protein, with the translated sequence MDIPIGLSIEQEFSLRVYKEQVDRLDLSTTQELLLEVLRQSMVKENLLRELIKNGI
- a CDS encoding SDR family oxidoreductase, with translation MYDSIDKNNPFGESSSALDMGLLTKLISQQTQNRLLFGNMAILGCGYVGSAVADYWQDRGHDVTGTTTSRERIAALSEIVSKVVLMKGDNLTAVQSLLEGRDTLLVSVAPTGAQVASEAAYADTYINTTKILVDALDQAPNVKQIIYLSSCSVYGDRQGAWVDETTHIDPLEHNGHVLHQAEQIILQAANQHQKVCVLRLGGIYGPDRELVSMFGGMAGMTMPGKGDRVINWIHRDDIVGAIEFARLNELEGIYNLVDDSQLTVKEQVKRVCTAYGLPQVQWDASKLSLQRKSLQVSNQKIKAAGYDFIHPQLLV
- the proB gene encoding glutamate 5-kinase; translated protein: MSDTLVIKVGTSSLTRSDGRLALATIAALIETIVDLRAQGYQIVLVSSGAVGVGAARLGMTERPKTIALKQAAAAVGQGIIMRVYDDLFREHQQPVAQILLTRGDLDRRSSYINAYNTFQELFRLGVMPIVNENDTVAVDELKFGDNDTLSARVASLIDADWLFLLTDVDRLYSADPRKFPDAQPIFQIDRIEDLTALQVQTGGKGSEWGTGGMETKIAAAAIATGAGVKTAITHGQFPQYIERILHGEPLGTQFTPQLRAANARKRWIAHGLIAVGKIYLDAGAVAAISTGGKSLLPAGIARIEGEFEATDAVQLCDASGKEIARGIVNYSSSELDRIQGHRSTDIIDLLGYLGEETVVHRDNLVLS
- a CDS encoding YqeG family HAD IIIA-type phosphatase gives rise to the protein MTLFPLLQPDLVLGGSVLDLTLEILERNQIKGLVLDVDDTIVPIGIDLARPELTRWVEQIKKIGPLWLVTNNPSQVRIGAIAESLSVPYFHSAAKPSRRKLRQAVAAMSIDPSQVAMVGDRLFTDVLAGNRLGMFTILIEPIVDEESVIGFQAIRSVEFAIARALGISLAAKK
- the mltG gene encoding endolytic transglycosylase MltG, with amino-acid sequence MKSRTGELRLKLVQTTPKWLLISTPIALLALIAGGTLWWNSVTAPASSDPNAQSIQIQVKPGASAQAIGRELETKGAIKSQLAWKLWTNWQARQGKGSPQKGTYEVSPNQPLTAVAAQILEGKVIQSGFTIREGWNIKQMGEYFEKQGLFKAADFVAAATEIPKDKFPWLPDGLPHLEGFLFPETYQVPAETITPKGVVTQMLEQFEQVALPEYQKAAATNKLTLLQWVSLSSIVEKEAVVAEERSKIAGVFTTRLAKNMRLESDPTVEYGLGIKQTADRPLTFAQVKRPNPYNTYMNAGIPPGPIASPGIGSLKAVLNPDSTDLLFFVAKYDGTHVFSKTLSEHVAATQAIRRQRQAGNK
- a CDS encoding DUF3727 domain-containing protein, which codes for MSSSPQSEDFDDAELVILTDEGGRELPCYIERELELDSKVYLLLLPENAPIEIFAWDEEDDVTELVSVEEEEEIDRIFADAHAVLSEQNLTLKRTAFTLSAVGELPPLDPTEVVTIELDEDDETLQPEEFQILARFYNEEQEYAICTPVDPLLFFGKSDDKGVVSLLSEAEAEQLQPRLEDMLLDEI
- the ruvA gene encoding Holliday junction branch migration protein RuvA: MISYLKGTAIQIQTPTNNRSILVLEVNQIGYELQVPQSMALAVAIDSDIQVFTHQQVREDAISLYGFSSAAERDLFRQLISVSGVGASLAIALLDKLGLADTVAAIVTSNIQRLSTAPGVGKKTAERLALELRSKLGQWRVDSGLSESLPLTSLNATMQAEVEMTLLALGYTNDEIRQALQAISQDSLMVKSQNIEDWLRLAIASIQ
- a CDS encoding ABC transporter substrate-binding protein, with protein sequence MITNPRRRIQPKLALAMALLTAITGLLTTSCTDPKTPGTGGTGGTTTTGSTDGQGLKIGTLLSSTGDLASIAQPLPIAVKMAVDTVNSCGGINGAPVTLISEDDQSDPSAGAAAMTKLSEVDKVAGVVGAFGSGISTAAANVAVQKKVMIVSPGSTSPVFTERAKKGEYQGYWARTAPPDTYQAQAMAQLAIKRGFKRVATIAINNDYGVGFEQQFVTSFKKLGGTVTNEAKPTRYDAKGTTFDSEVKAAFEGKPQAVAALVYPDTGSILLKAAYEQGLSKNVTIMLPDGAYSPKFPDQVGKSTDGKFIIAGSIGTVPGAHGKALEDFNKKWTATGKPLTAYLQHSWDAAALIMLAAQAAKTNTGEGIASQIREIAGGSGEEVSDLCQAITLLKAGKKINYQGASGNVDIDAQGDVIGTYDIWQVEPDGTLKTIDKVDIAGAGSAPKSETKPSAKPAATGN